The Thioalkalivibrio nitratireducens DSM 14787 DNA segment GACGATCGGGGTCCGCGGTCCTACCGGCGCGAGTCCGAACGCGGGCGCCGGGATGCCGCAGTACCGTTCTGGAACCGCAGCTGGTTCGTTCCCGCGGTGGCGCTGGTCGTGGCGATCCTGATCCTGGCACCGTTCGCCCGCCATATCTTCGTCACCCCGGCGCCGCCGGAGGGCAGCACGGTGGAACTGCCGCTGCCCACCCCGCCTCGGGCCGCCACGCCCGAGCGCGACGATGCCGTCGGCAGCCAGGCGCAGCCTCCCGGGGTAATCGACGTGCCGTTCGACGACCGCCCCACCGCCGCGCTCCCCTCGCGCGAGGCAGAGCCACCGGCGCCGGCGCCGACTCCCGAAGCTGCACCCACTGCGGAACCTGAACCCGCACCCACCCCGGAACCCGCTCCGCCGCCCACCCCCGCACCAGTCCCGGAAACCGCTCCGGAACCGCGACCCGAGGTGGTGCCTGCGCCACCCGCAGAGCCCACCGGCCTCGCCGCCGACCGCGAATGGCTCGGCCGCCAGAACCGATCCCATGTCACCATCCAGCTGGTCGCGGCATCGGATCTCGCGGCGGCCCGGAACTACGTGACCAGGTACGAGCTCTCCGGGATCCGCTACATCGAGACCCGTTCCGGCGGGCGCAACTTCGTGGTCGCGCTGGCCGGAAGCTTCGCGGATCGGGCTGCGGCCGAGAACGCGCTTCGCAATCTGCCCGCGGCGGTACGTGCGGATCAGCCCTGGATCCGCTCGCTGGGCTCGGTACAGGACAGCCAGCGCTGAGGGTGCGCGGGAAATCGGGACCGGAAGCCCGCGACGACCCGGGCCGCGCCTCAGATCGCGCCCGATCCGCGCGCGAGGCGCGGCAGGAACACCGGGTAGCCGTCGATCTCGCCGCGGGTCAGCGGCTGGTTGTAGAGTTTCTCGAGCGCCTCCGGCACCAGCATCCCGGCGGTCGGACCCCAGCAGGCCTGGCCGTTGGGATACTGCAGCAGCAGGTGGCTGCAGTAACGCACCGCCAGATTGACATCGTGCAGCGTGAGCACGATGCCGCGCTCCTGCCGCTGCTTTTCGCGGATCAGATCCAGCACCGCGATCTGGTGGTGCAGGTCCAGGTGGTTGGTCGGTTCGTCCAGCAGCAACACTGCCGGATCCTGGGCGAGCACCGTCGCGATCGCCAGCCGCTGGCGTTCGCCTCCCGAGAGCGTTGCCACCGCCCGCTGTTCCATGCCGGCGAGACCGATCCGGGCCAGCGCCTGGCGCGCCAGTTCCACGTCCTGCGGCGACTCCACCTGCCAGCGCGAAAGATAGGGATGCCGTCCCATCAGCGTCAGTTCCAGCACGGTGGCGGGAAACTCGTCCTGGCGCTG contains these protein-coding regions:
- a CDS encoding ABC transporter ATP-binding protein, whose product is MTGSACLTLRDLVVDIPGRADSSPLDLHVFPGECWAILGPNGTGKTTLLHTLAGLKAPRAGEVQLFGRSIGQLPRRLVARRLGLVFQQRQDEFPATVLELTLMGRHPYLSRWQVESPQDVELARQALARIGLAGMEQRAVATLSGGERQRLAIATVLAQDPAVLLLDEPTNHLDLHHQIAVLDLIREKQRQERGIVLTLHDVNLAVRYCSHLLLQYPNGQACWGPTAGMLVPEALEKLYNQPLTRGEIDGYPVFLPRLARGSGAI